The genomic segment GGCCGCGCTCGCCGCCCTGGCCGACCAGGGCGTCGTCAGCGGCTTCGGCTTCCTCAGCGGCATCGTCGCCGCCCGTCTGCTCGGCATCGCCGAGTTCGGGCATTTCGCGATGATCCTGATCGTGCTCACCTTCGCGCAGGCCCTGCACAACGCCCTCATCACCGCGCCGATGATGACGCTGGTCGGTGCCCGCAGCGGCGTCTCGACGGCCTATGCCGCAACCATCCTCACCGGCGCCTTCCTGCTCTGCGTGCCCGGCGCGGTCTTCGTGGTGATCGCCCTCCTCATCGGCGGGATGTCGGGGGAGACGCTTGTGGCGGCCTGCGCCCTGATGCTGGCGCAGAACCTCCAGTTCACCCTGCGCCGCCTCCTGTTTGCGAAAGGTCGGGGCGTGCAGGCCCTGCTCATGGATTTCGCCCGCGCCGCGAGCTTCCCCTTCATCGCCCTGGTGATCTGGCTTGAGCACGACGTCATCGGCAGCAACGGCTTCGTCTGGCTGCTCGCCGCGACCTCGTTCGCGACCTGCCTGCCCTTCATCGTTGCGTTCGGCCGGCCGATCCTGCGCCGGCCCGGCTGCGTGCAGACCGGCGCGGTCTTTCGGCGCCACATCCCGCTCGCCCGCTGGCTCCTGCCCATCGTCTTCGTCACCTTCGTCCAGGAACAGCTCATCTGGCTGGTGGCTGGCGCGACGCTGGGGCTGGAGGAACTCGGCGGCCTGCGGGCGGCGCAGTACCTCGTCGGGACCGTGCTGCTGCTGCTCGCCGCCACGGAGAACGTCCTGCCGGTGGCCGCCGCGCGCGCGCATTCCGAGGGCGGAGAGGCGGCCCTGCGCCGCTACCTCATGCGCACGGGCATCAAGCTCGGGGTACCGATCATCGCGATCCTCGCGGTCCTCGCCATTCCGGGTGCGATGTGGCTGCGCCTGATCTTCGGGGCGGAATATGCGGCCTATGCCAACTGCCTGCACATCCTCTCGGCCAGTGTCGTGATCGTGCTGGCCCGCGACCTCACCGCGAACTACTTCCGCGCCAAACAGAACACCCGGGTGCTGTTCGCGTCGCTCTGCGTGAGCATGGTCGTGTCGCTCGCCGTGGTGGTCCCGCTGATGCAGGCCGGCGGCGTCAGCGGCGCCGCGGCGGCGGTGGGGGCGGGGCACCTCGCCTCCCTCATCTACCTCGTGCTGGCCGCGCGGCGGCAATCACGCCCGGCCTCGGCGTGGCCGATGCCGGGCCGGTGGCGGCGCTCGCTCAGGCCGGCCAAGTCGGCGCAGACCTGACCACCGCCGGAGATTGGGGCGAAACGCAGCCGGCTTGACGGTGCGAAGCACGGTTTGAAGCGGGGAGCCGGTTTCACGCGACGGCCG from the Methylorubrum extorquens genome contains:
- a CDS encoding conserved protein of unknown function; putative membrane protein (Evidence 4 : Unknown function but conserved in other organisms), whose amino-acid sequence is MPEAHTAPVPPAGLLRRAAGLLRRPPAALAALADQGVVSGFGFLSGIVAARLLGIAEFGHFAMILIVLTFAQALHNALITAPMMTLVGARSGVSTAYAATILTGAFLLCVPGAVFVVIALLIGGMSGETLVAACALMLAQNLQFTLRRLLFAKGRGVQALLMDFARAASFPFIALVIWLEHDVIGSNGFVWLLAATSFATCLPFIVAFGRPILRRPGCVQTGAVFRRHIPLARWLLPIVFVTFVQEQLIWLVAGATLGLEELGGLRAAQYLVGTVLLLLAATENVLPVAAARAHSEGGEAALRRYLMRTGIKLGVPIIAILAVLAIPGAMWLRLIFGAEYAAYANCLHILSASVVIVLARDLTANYFRAKQNTRVLFASLCVSMVVSLAVVVPLMQAGGVSGAAAAVGAGHLASLIYLVLAARRQSRPASAWPMPGRWRRSLRPAKSAQT
- a CDS encoding protein of unknown function (Evidence 5 : Unknown function) — its product is MAAPDLRGGICGLCQLPAHPLGQCRDRAGPRPHRELLPRQTEHPGAVRVALREHGRVARRGGPADAGRRRQRRRGGGGGGAPRLPHLPRAGRAAAITPGLGVADAGPVAALAQAGQVGADLTTAGDWGETQPA